From the Helicoverpa armigera isolate CAAS_96S chromosome 27, ASM3070526v1, whole genome shotgun sequence genome, one window contains:
- the LOC110373756 gene encoding putative ammonium transporter 2, which produces MDSNWTMYPRIGLRSPNLTNTTVNLQESFEIDLEDTNWILTSSFIIFTMQTGFGMLESGCVSIKNEANIMMKNLADISLGGLTYWIFGYGMSFGEGTYSNPFIGVGDFLPDPPVGDALMGPVFASFLFQLSFATTATTIVSGAMAERCNFKAYCLFSLLNTVVYCVPAGWVWGSHGFLNKLGAVDIAGSGPVHLIGGASAFASALMLGPRLGRYAHGIAPLPMGNPVNAVMGTFVLWWGWLAFNSGSTYGVSGAKWQYAARAAVMTMMGSFGGGCFGLLFTLIKNKGKAEVMELINSVLGSLVSITAGCFLYRAWESLLIGFIGAAIASGTSPLFDMMGVDDPVGASAVHGACGLWGVIAVGLFADNPIPMETTNGRSGLFKGGGWYLLGVQTLTGVCLMTWGILVTISLLWFIDKIMPIRMDPYTELMGADITEHRIRHGQVGISRAVSALRPYHRSNSIERMPTVGMNTGHGYIVDKLNEAKKKKAIYPMFTNKAFINDHEPSTTYSNQGFLHKRPGNTDNNPHKTLDSMVHDINDATLKNKEVSNVMIPEGIKGKRYKDLSAKQLEELGRISANQDRFRYRFHEDDYKRDVERATSSNIRWLD; this is translated from the exons ATGGATTCCAATTGGACTATGTATCCGCGAATTGGTTTGCGTTCGCCAAACCTTACGAATACGACTGTAAACTTACAAGAAAGCTTTGAAATAGATTTGGAAGATACCAACTGGATTCTGACTTCGTCGTTCATCATTTTTACTATGCAGACAG GTTTTGGTATGCTGGAATCCGGTTGCGTGTCTATCAAAAATGAAGCGAACATCATGATGAAGAATCTAGCTGATATCTCTTTGGGTG GTCTAACCTACTGGATCTTCGGCTACGGCATGTCATTCGGCGAGGGGACCTACTCGAACCCCTTCATAGGCGTGGGGGACTTCCTCCCAGACCCCCCTGTGGGGGATGCGCTTATGGGGCCCGTGTTCGCTTCGTTCCTCTTTCAGCTGTCATTTGCTACCACTGCGACCACGATTGTTAGTGGGGCTATGGCTGAAAG GTGTAACTTCAAAGCGTATTGCCTATTCTCTCTCCTGAACACGGTAGTGTACTGTGTGCCAGCCGGCTGGGTGTGGGGCTCGCACGGCTTCCTCAACAAGCTGGGGGCCGTGGACATCGCGGGCTCGGGGCCCGTGCATCTCATAG GTGGAGCATCAGCTTTCGCGTCCGCCCTCATGCTGGGCCCCCGGCTGGGCCGCTACGCTCACGGAATAGCACCCCTACCCATGGGGAACCCCGTCAACGCAGTCATGGGCACCTTCGTGCTCTGGTGGGGGTGGCTGGCCTTCAACTCTGGAAGTACTTACGGG GTTAGCGGTGCAAAATGGCAGTACGCAGCTCGAGCAGCTGTCATGACAATGATGGGATCCTTCGGAGGAGGATGCTTTGGACTGCT cttTACATTAATTAAGAACAAAGGCAAGGCAGAAGTTATGGAACTCATCAACAGCGTTCTTGGTTCACTCGTCTCTATTACTG CGGGCTGTTTCCTGTACCGCGCATGGGAGTCACTACTGATCGGGTTTATCGGTGCCGCCATAGCATCGGGCACGTCACCACTGTTCGATATGATGGGTGTGGATGACCCAGTGGGGGCGAGCGCTGTGCATGGCGCCTGTGGACTTTGGG GTGTTATCGCGGTGGGACTATTTGCTGACAACCCGATTCCTATGGAAACTACGAACGGCAGATCAGGACTCTTCAAAG GTGGCGGCTGGTACCTCCTCGGCGTGCAGACCCTCACAGGAGTCTGCCTCATGACATGGGGTATTCTGGTCACCATCTCACTGCTCTGGTTCATCGACAAGATCATGCCTATTCGCATGGATCCATACACTGAACTCATGGGCGCTGATATCACTGAACATAGGATCAGACATGGACAG gTGGGCATATCCCGCGCCGTCTCAGCGTTACGTCCCTACCACCGGTCGAACAGCATAGAACGCATGCCGACAGTCGGCATGAATACCGGCCACGGTTACATTGTGGACAAACTCAACGAG gccAAGAAAAAGAAAGCAATATACCCCATGTTCACCAACAAAGCATTTATCAACGACCACGAGCCTTCAACTACATACTCGAACCAAGGATTTTTACACAAGCGACCTGGCAACACCGACAATAATCCCCACAAAACTCTAGACTCTATGGTCCACGATATTAATGATGCCACActaaaaaataaagaagttaGCAATGTTATGATTCCTGAAGGTATTAAAGGGAAAAGATATAAAGATTTAAGCGCTAAGCAATTGGAAGAATTAGGGAGAATTAGTGCGAATCAAGATAGGTTTAGATACAGGTTTCATGAAGATGACTATAAGAGGGATGTTGAAAGGGCTACTAGTTCTAATATTAGATGGTTAGATTAA